Part of the Pseudoalteromonas aliena SW19 genome, AAAGAATGCCCCGACTTTCAAAGCTGCTATATACGCAAAGCGCGTTTAACAGCGGCCGATGCCGATGTGGTTGTTATTAACCACCATTTGTTTTTTGCCGATATGGCCGTAAAAGAAAGCGGCTTTGCTGAATTGATGCCAAAAGCAGATGCCTATATATTTGACGAAGCCCATCAGTTAAGCGAAATTGCCAGTGATTATTTTGGCGAGAGTGTAAGTACTAAAAAGCTGGTGGATTTAATTAATGACTTACGTGCTATTTATAGAGCTGAAATACCCGATATGCTGCAACTCGGTAAAAGCTTAAATAAGCTAGAGACAAGTGTTGCAGATTTACGATTGCAGTTTGGTGTTGATGGTAGCAGAGGTGACTGGCGAGAAAAACTGAGCGACAAACAAATTTGTGCAGCACTTCATCGTGTGATCAGTGATTTAGATTTTGTTTATCAGGTACTTAAACTGTGTTTAGACAGAAGCGATAAAATAGAGCATCCGTTTGAGCGAACACTTGCTTTTAAAGGCCAGTTAGAACGTGTGTTTGACACGGCTCAAACTGGTTTTAGTTATTGGTATGAAACAACACGTCGTTATTTAACGATTAATATAACACCACTTAATGTCTCCGCTAAATTTGCTCAAATGATGCAAGACACTGGCGCAGGCTTTGTGTTTACATCAGCTACGCTTTCGGTCGACAACAAATTAGCGCACTTTAACGCAAGTTTGGGTTTAAAACCAAAGCAAAGCATGATGGTAGACAGCCCGTTTGATTACCCTAATCAGGCATTGTTATGTTTGCCACGTTATTTACCTGAATCACACGCTGATAACATGCCCCACGCAATTGTAAAACTCACACTCGAACTTATAAAATCAGCACAAGGGCGCTGCTTTGTGCTTTTTACTAGTTATCGAATGATGCATTTGGTCGCTGAAGGACTCACCACACAAATAGACTACCCAGTTTATATGCAGGGGCAAATGTCTAAGCGTATTATCTTAGAGAAGTTTACCCGCCATGGTAATGCGGTGTTACTCGGCACAGCTTCTTTTTGGGAAGGTGTTGATGTACGCGGCAGCACACTAAGCTGTGTTATTATTGATAAATTACCATTTGCAGCCCCCGATGACCCTTTATTACAAGCCAAAATGCAAGATTGCCAAATGCAAGGAAAAGACCCTTTTGCACACATACAATTACCGCAAGCGGTGATTGCACTAAAGCAAGGTGTCGGGCGTTTAATTCGTGATAGCAAAGATAAAGGCGTCCTTGTAATATGTGATAATCGCCTAGTTACACGTCAGTATGGGCAAGTGTTTTTAAAGAGCTTACCGCCAATGCGCCGCACGCGGAGTTTAGAAGATGCCAATAAATTTTTACAACAAATTAATTAGAGTAATAAAATGATTAAAAGTAATATCCTCGCCCTCGACGCTTCTACTGAAGCACTGTCAATTGTTTTACATTTTCAGGGCCAAACATTTCATCATTTTGAAGAATGCCCACAGCAGCACAGCCAAAAAATACTTCCACTCGTGGATGAGTTGTTAACCAAGGCTAACTGTAAATTGAAAGATTTAGATGTGATTGGTTTTGGTCAAGGACCCGGTAGTTTTACTGGCGTGCGTATTAGTGTTGCAATAGCACAAGGGCTTGCGTATTCAACAAACTTACCACTAGTTGGCGTTTCAACACTTGCTATTATGGCGCAACAAGCGTTTGAACAAAACGGCAGCCTTAGTGTTTTCCCTAGTATAGATGCGCGTATGGGGGAAATATATTTCGCCCATTACCAAGCAAAAAATAATTTAGTGCAACTGGTCAATCAAGAGTGTGTAATAAAGCCGGACCTATTAAGCGATGACTATATTACTTCTACTGAGCCATCTATCGCAGTGGGCACTGGGTTTAAAACCTACCCAGGTGCGCTTAATAACTTTGAAAACGTGACAATTAATAGTGAGATTACATTACCTGATGCACGATATATGTTAGCGCATGTTGAAGCCGCGTTTTTATCGGGTAATATTGTCAAAGCAAGCGATGCTCAACCTAAATATGTTCGTGATACGGTAACTTGGAAAAAGCTACCTGGGCGTGAGTAATCGTATTATTTGCAAATTGGTTGTTTTTAAATCATAATTTTAAACAATATTAAGGTTGGAGACGCGTAATGACGCTGCCTATTGGTTCAGGTTTTTTTACCGGAGATATTCCGGGGAGGGTTAGCTCTACTCAAGTCGTTACTAATAAACCACAGAGTTTAGTAGAGCAACCGGCTACACAAAAAGCGAATACCGATTATGTAAAAAGCAGTAAAAAAGGCGAAGAGCTTGCCAATCAACTGTTTAAAAGCAGCGCTAAAAGCAACGAATACAGTCAAACAATTTACGACCAACCATCAGCTCAAGTAAGCAAAGCAATTTCTACTTATACTGAATTTGCTAATTTAGAGCGCCGTGCTGAAGTGCAAAATTTAATAGGTGTTGATATTTACGCATAAAGTTTATTAGCACGCTTTAAAGACAGAATAAAAAAGCCCGAACACACATTCGGGCTTTTTTATTACAGTGTCAAAGTTTACTTTTCAATAAAGCCAATCAGCTTATCAGCAATGTCAGTATTGTTCTGTGATCCAATAAAATGCTCGCTACCTTTACCATAGGCAAATACTTGAACATCTACAGCTGTATGTCCGCCTGTTGTCCAGCCAGTAAAGCTAGTATCACTAATAATACTTTTAACGGCTAAATTAAGCGCTTTGTCGCCCATTTTTTTAGCTTGCTCAAGTTTAATTTGATTTTCAGTTGTGAATTCAATGTTCGTGTTAGTCGTCCACACTGATTTTAAATCTTTTGCATCAAGTAATAACTGAGTAAGTTTACCTGCGGTTGCTTTAACGCCTTTAACTACTTCAGTTTCCCACTTGTATTGACCGTGTGCCCCAAGAGTTAATCCTCCTGTAGAGTGATCGGCTGTTACTACTAAAATAGTATCTTTATTTTTGTCGACATAGGCTTTTGCTTTTTCAATTGATTTTGCAAAGTCGTCCATTTCAGCCATCGCACAAGCAATATCATTTGCATGACCACACCAATCTATTTGACTGCCTTCAATCATCACAAAAAAACCGCTTTTGTTTTGAGTATCTAGTAAATCAAGCGCTTTGGATGTTAGTTGCGTAAGGCGAGTTGGGTTCTCATCAAGTGCAAAAGGTAAACCTTTTGGCGCATACAAACCTAAAGCGGGTATTTGAGTTATTTGGCCGAGATTGCTAATGTCATCGCCATATTGATAGCCAGCGGCTTTAAACTCATCAACTAAATTACGATCGTCTCTAATAAAGTATTTAGTACCACCACCTAACATTAAATCGACTGGTAATTTACCAACAATTTTATTATCTATGTAGTCGTTAGCAATCGCATCGTAATTATTACGCGATTCATTATGCGAAGCGAAGCTTGCAGGCGTTGCATGATTTATTTGTGATGTTGCAACAAGTGCCGTTGTCATACCGCGCTCTTTTGCAATTTCAAGCATGGTTTTAACCGCTTTTTTGTGTGTATCTACGGCTATAGCGCCATTGTAACTTTTATGCCCGCTGCTAAGTGCTGTCGCACCTGCTGCACTATCGGTTACATACGTATGGTCATCCGGATAGGTATGCGCCATGCCCTTTAATATCGTATCAAAAACGGTACCTTCGATTTCTTTAGTTGCAGGGTCATCTTTAAAATAGCGATAAGCTGTGGTGTATGCCGGACCCATGCCGTCACCAATCATATAAATTACATTTTTAGGCGCTGACTCTGCGTAAGCACCTGATGCAGAGCACAAAAGTGCTAATAAGCTGAACTGTTTTTTCATAGTTGTACCTTTTGAGTGTACCTTATTTAAAAGCCTGCGTTATTGTATACCTTAAGCATGATAAATAAATTAATATATGAGATGAATTACAATAAGTGATGTTGTTTTTAAAAGAGTATTGGGTTGGTATTTATAATCTCTATAGTTAAAAAATATATCGCTTTTATGTACTAATACCAAACTGCATAAATCTTTGATCAATTTAACGAATTAAATTGCACTATAACGTCGTTAAAAATTTTTTATTCAGTTAAGGATATTAGCTAAAATATATTTTTATCAGTTATAAAAATGGCTAACGATATGTTAGTGGTCTGACAACTAGTATGTTATAAATAAGCTAAAAGTAGGAAGAGGTCGGGTGTGCAGCCATTTAATATTAAAATCAATAATTCAAATATTCATGGCTTAAAGAAAGGCTCCGGTGGTGATGTTGTTATTGCGCTTCATGGTTGGCTTGATAATAGCAACAGTTTTTTTCCTATGCTTAATAAGGTGCAACCGAGTCAAACTTGGTACTGCATTGATTTTGTTGGGCACGGGTTGTCTTCGTGGAAAAGTGATGATGCGCATTACTACTTTGTTGATTATATTGATGATGTGTATCAATTTATCAATACATTAGGGGTTAAAAAAGTACACTTAGTTGGTCATTCGATGGGGGCTATGGTCGCAGGGATTTTTGCGAGTTGTTTTAGCGATTA contains:
- a CDS encoding ATP-dependent DNA helicase, which encodes MIGIIKQLFSATGPLALSLDGYTPRQPQIDMAVAVADALKNSSQLVVEAGTGTGKTFAYLAPALKSKGRTIISTGSKALQEQLYHRDLPQLVKALSASKKTALLKGRANYLCTYRLNQHVAHVPTDDSDVMHQLAMVAKFASETQSGDLADCIGIEDDAKVLPYVNSTADNCLGKECPDFQSCYIRKARLTAADADVVVINHHLFFADMAVKESGFAELMPKADAYIFDEAHQLSEIASDYFGESVSTKKLVDLINDLRAIYRAEIPDMLQLGKSLNKLETSVADLRLQFGVDGSRGDWREKLSDKQICAALHRVISDLDFVYQVLKLCLDRSDKIEHPFERTLAFKGQLERVFDTAQTGFSYWYETTRRYLTINITPLNVSAKFAQMMQDTGAGFVFTSATLSVDNKLAHFNASLGLKPKQSMMVDSPFDYPNQALLCLPRYLPESHADNMPHAIVKLTLELIKSAQGRCFVLFTSYRMMHLVAEGLTTQIDYPVYMQGQMSKRIILEKFTRHGNAVLLGTASFWEGVDVRGSTLSCVIIDKLPFAAPDDPLLQAKMQDCQMQGKDPFAHIQLPQAVIALKQGVGRLIRDSKDKGVLVICDNRLVTRQYGQVFLKSLPPMRRTRSLEDANKFLQQIN
- the tsaB gene encoding tRNA (adenosine(37)-N6)-threonylcarbamoyltransferase complex dimerization subunit type 1 TsaB — its product is MIKSNILALDASTEALSIVLHFQGQTFHHFEECPQQHSQKILPLVDELLTKANCKLKDLDVIGFGQGPGSFTGVRISVAIAQGLAYSTNLPLVGVSTLAIMAQQAFEQNGSLSVFPSIDARMGEIYFAHYQAKNNLVQLVNQECVIKPDLLSDDYITSTEPSIAVGTGFKTYPGALNNFENVTINSEITLPDARYMLAHVEAAFLSGNIVKASDAQPKYVRDTVTWKKLPGRE
- a CDS encoding alkaline phosphatase, coding for MKKQFSLLALLCSASGAYAESAPKNVIYMIGDGMGPAYTTAYRYFKDDPATKEIEGTVFDTILKGMAHTYPDDHTYVTDSAAGATALSSGHKSYNGAIAVDTHKKAVKTMLEIAKERGMTTALVATSQINHATPASFASHNESRNNYDAIANDYIDNKIVGKLPVDLMLGGGTKYFIRDDRNLVDEFKAAGYQYGDDISNLGQITQIPALGLYAPKGLPFALDENPTRLTQLTSKALDLLDTQNKSGFFVMIEGSQIDWCGHANDIACAMAEMDDFAKSIEKAKAYVDKNKDTILVVTADHSTGGLTLGAHGQYKWETEVVKGVKATAGKLTQLLLDAKDLKSVWTTNTNIEFTTENQIKLEQAKKMGDKALNLAVKSIISDTSFTGWTTGGHTAVDVQVFAYGKGSEHFIGSQNNTDIADKLIGFIEK